The following proteins are encoded in a genomic region of Streptococcus cristatus AS 1.3089:
- the tsf gene encoding translation elongation factor Ts has translation MAEITAKLVKELREKSGAGVMDAKKALVETDGDIEKAIELLREKGMAKAAKKADRVAAEGLTGVYVDGNVAAIVEVNAETDFVAKNAQFVELVNATAKVIAEGKPANNEEAFALTMPSGETLEAAYVSATATIGEKISFRRFALVEKTDAQHFGAYQHNGGRIGVVSVIDGGDDALAKQISMHIAAMKPTVLSYKELDEQFVKDELAQLNHAIDQDNESRAMVDKPALPHLKYGSKAQLTDEVIAQAEADIKAELAAEGKPEKIWDKIIPGKMDRFLLDNTKVDQAYTLLAQVYIMDDSKTVEAYLESVNASVVEFVRFEVGEGIEKAANDFESEVAATMAAALGQN, from the coding sequence ATGGCAGAAATTACAGCTAAGCTTGTAAAAGAATTGCGCGAAAAATCTGGTGCTGGTGTCATGGACGCTAAGAAAGCATTGGTTGAAACTGATGGTGACATCGAAAAAGCGATTGAATTGCTTCGCGAAAAAGGGATGGCAAAAGCAGCTAAGAAGGCTGATCGTGTTGCCGCTGAAGGTTTGACAGGTGTTTACGTGGATGGTAACGTTGCAGCTATCGTTGAAGTCAACGCTGAAACTGACTTCGTTGCGAAAAACGCTCAATTCGTTGAATTGGTAAATGCTACTGCAAAAGTTATCGCAGAAGGCAAGCCAGCTAACAATGAAGAAGCATTTGCATTGACAATGCCTTCAGGTGAAACTCTGGAAGCTGCATACGTATCTGCGACTGCGACTATCGGAGAAAAAATCTCATTCCGTCGTTTTGCTTTGGTTGAAAAGACTGATGCTCAACACTTCGGTGCTTACCAACACAACGGTGGCCGTATCGGTGTTGTTTCAGTGATTGACGGTGGCGATGACGCTCTTGCTAAACAAATTTCTATGCACATCGCTGCGATGAAGCCAACTGTTCTTTCATACAAAGAATTGGATGAGCAATTTGTTAAAGATGAATTGGCACAATTGAACCACGCTATCGATCAAGACAATGAAAGCCGCGCTATGGTTGACAAGCCAGCACTTCCACACTTGAAATATGGTTCAAAAGCTCAGTTGACTGACGAAGTGATTGCACAAGCTGAAGCTGACATCAAAGCTGAGTTGGCTGCAGAAGGTAAACCAGAAAAAATCTGGGACAAAATCATCCCAGGTAAAATGGATCGCTTCTTGCTTGACAACACTAAAGTTGACCAAGCTTACACACTTCTTGCCCAAGTGTACATCATGGATGACAGCAAGACAGTTGAAGCCTACCTTGAATCAGTGAATGCTTCAGTAGTTGAGTTTGTTCGCTTTGAAGTTGGTGAAGGTATTGAAAAAGCAGCTAACGACTTCGAATCAGAAGTTGCAGCAACAATGGCAGCTGCTCTTGGCCAAAACTAA
- the rpsB gene encoding 30S ribosomal protein S2, which produces MAVISMKQLLEAGVHFGHQTRRWNPKMAKYIFTERNGIHVIDLQQTVKYADQAYDFMRDAAANDAVILFVGTKKQAAEAVKEEAERAGQYYINHRWLGGTLTNWTTIQKRVARLKEIKRMEEEGIFEVLPKKEVALLNKQRARLEKFLGGIEDMPRIPDVMYIVDPHKEQIAVKEAKKLGIPVVAMVDTNTDPDDIDVIIPANDDAIRAVKLITAKMADAVIEGRQGEDAVATVEAEFAATETQADSIEEIVEVVEGDNA; this is translated from the coding sequence ATGGCAGTAATTTCAATGAAACAACTTCTTGAGGCTGGTGTTCACTTTGGTCACCAAACTCGTCGCTGGAACCCTAAGATGGCTAAGTACATCTTCACTGAGCGTAATGGTATCCACGTTATCGACCTTCAACAAACTGTAAAATACGCAGATCAAGCTTATGACTTCATGCGTGATGCAGCTGCAAACGATGCAGTTATCTTGTTTGTTGGTACTAAAAAGCAAGCTGCTGAAGCTGTAAAAGAAGAAGCAGAACGTGCTGGTCAATACTACATCAACCACCGTTGGTTGGGTGGAACTCTTACAAACTGGACAACTATCCAAAAACGTGTTGCTCGTTTGAAAGAAATCAAACGTATGGAAGAAGAAGGAATCTTCGAAGTTCTTCCTAAGAAAGAAGTAGCACTCTTGAACAAACAACGTGCTCGTCTTGAAAAATTCTTGGGTGGTATCGAAGATATGCCTCGCATCCCAGATGTAATGTACATCGTTGACCCTCATAAAGAGCAAATCGCTGTTAAGGAAGCTAAGAAACTTGGTATTCCAGTAGTTGCGATGGTTGACACAAATACTGATCCAGACGATATCGATGTGATTATCCCTGCTAACGACGACGCAATCCGTGCCGTTAAATTGATCACTGCGAAAATGGCTGACGCTGTTATCGAAGGTCGTCAAGGTGAGGACGCTGTAGCGACTGTTGAAGCAGAATTTGCTGCAACTGAAACTCAAGCAGACTCAATCGAAGAAATCGTTGAAGTTGTAGAAGGCGACAACGCATAA
- the nusG gene encoding transcription termination/antitermination protein NusG — protein sequence MDSFDKGWFVLQTYSGYENKVKENLLQRAQTYNMLENILRVEIPTQTVQVEKNGKSKEVEENRFPGYVLVEMVMTDEAWFVVRNTPNVTGFVGSHGNRSKPTPLLEEEIRNILISMGQTVQEFDLNVKVGDTVRIIDGAFANYTGKITEIDNNKVKMIISMFGNDTVAEVNLSQIAEL from the coding sequence ATGGACAGTTTTGATAAAGGCTGGTTTGTATTGCAAACCTATTCAGGCTATGAAAATAAGGTAAAGGAAAATCTCTTGCAACGTGCTCAGACCTATAATATGCTGGAAAATATCCTGCGCGTGGAAATTCCGACTCAGACCGTGCAAGTTGAGAAAAACGGCAAGAGCAAGGAAGTCGAAGAAAACCGCTTCCCAGGTTATGTATTGGTTGAGATGGTCATGACGGACGAAGCTTGGTTTGTCGTGCGGAATACACCAAACGTAACTGGATTTGTGGGCTCACACGGAAACCGTTCGAAACCAACTCCGCTCTTGGAGGAAGAAATCCGTAACATCCTCATTTCTATGGGACAAACGGTTCAAGAATTTGACTTGAATGTCAAAGTAGGCGATACAGTTCGCATCATTGACGGTGCCTTCGCTAACTATACTGGTAAAATCACGGAAATTGACAATAATAAGGTCAAGATGATTATCTCTATGTTTGGAAATGACACGGTTGCCGAAGTCAACCTCAGCCAAATTGCTGAATTATAA
- the secE gene encoding preprotein translocase subunit SecE, whose translation MRFIKDVFGLLRDTTWPTRKERWTDFLSVMEYTAFFVVLIYIFDKVVASGLFRIINMFS comes from the coding sequence GTGAGATTCATTAAAGATGTTTTTGGATTATTGAGAGATACAACTTGGCCTACCCGTAAAGAAAGATGGACTGATTTCCTTTCCGTAATGGAATACACAGCATTCTTTGTTGTGCTAATCTACATTTTTGATAAGGTAGTTGCTAGCGGTCTCTTCCGCATAATCAATATGTTTTCATAA
- the rpmG gene encoding 50S ribosomal protein L33 produces the protein MALKKASLACTVCGSRNYSIKLSSTPKPTRLEVNKYCKHCSKYTLHKETR, from the coding sequence ATGGCATTAAAAAAAGCGAGTCTAGCGTGTACAGTTTGTGGGTCGCGAAACTACTCAATCAAACTCAGTAGCACTCCAAAACCTACGCGTCTAGAAGTAAATAAATATTGTAAACACTGCAGTAAATATACTCTGCATAAAGAAACCAGATAG
- the pbp2a gene encoding penicillin-binding protein PBP2A, with amino-acid sequence MKKLNEIFEKLVNMFKTDQPEKKVAEELEGETPEPSYSRSGKNRKKPLSQHPFRRFWRRFHLTKIFLILGLTFGLVVGGYLFYVAKTTNVKDLQNALKATTLIYDKDGNEAGSLSGQKGTYVELDAISQDLQNAVIATEDRSFYKNGGINYSRFFLAILTAGRSGGGSTITQQLAKNAYLSQDQTIERKAKEFFLALEINKKYSKQEILTMYLNNSYFGNGVWGVEDASKKYFGVSASQLSLDQSAVLAGMLKGPELYNPLYSVENATNRRDTVLQNMVAAGYIDQATADQAATVGIGGQLVDAYEGKSEDYRYPSYFDAVINEAINDYGLTEEEIVNNGYRIYTELDQNYQASMQVIYSNVDLFPLAEDGTRAESGSVALDPKTGGVRALVGRVNSADGSAFRTFNYATQSARSPGSTIKPLVAYSPAIAAGWSTDKELDNSRTVFGDYKVNNYGNIQSSPTVPMYQALAESLNIPAVSTVDELGVSKAFEYGKKFGLNMDKVEQNLGVALGSGVTTNPLQMAQAYSVFANDGVMNDAHLITKIENASGQVVKTHRQTSTRVLNRSTTEKMTSMMLGTFSNGTGIYAAPYGYTMAGKTGTTETDFNPDLSGDQWVIGYTPDLVISQWLGFPKTDETHYLTGTSANEASAIFRNVANTILPYTEGTSFSGQKNAYAENGISPVDTYGTGETNTTSENKDFLKEVQERAQNLVDDAKKAIDESGITEKAKNLWDTVTGWFQ; translated from the coding sequence ATGAAGAAATTAAATGAGATATTTGAAAAATTAGTCAATATGTTTAAAACGGATCAGCCTGAGAAGAAGGTTGCTGAGGAGCTGGAGGGCGAGACGCCTGAGCCTAGCTATAGCCGCTCTGGTAAGAATCGGAAGAAGCCCCTGTCTCAACATCCCTTCCGCCGCTTTTGGCGCAGGTTCCATCTGACCAAGATATTCTTGATTCTCGGCTTGACCTTTGGTCTGGTGGTCGGTGGCTATCTTTTTTATGTAGCCAAGACGACTAATGTCAAAGATTTGCAGAATGCTCTGAAAGCTACGACTTTGATCTATGATAAGGATGGAAACGAAGCGGGTAGCTTGTCTGGGCAAAAGGGAACTTATGTCGAATTAGACGCGATTAGTCAGGACTTACAGAACGCCGTTATTGCGACAGAAGACCGTTCTTTTTATAAGAATGGCGGGATTAACTACAGTCGCTTCTTTCTGGCCATTTTGACTGCGGGGCGTTCGGGTGGTGGCTCGACTATCACGCAGCAGTTGGCCAAGAATGCCTATCTCTCTCAGGATCAGACTATTGAGCGTAAGGCCAAGGAATTTTTCCTAGCTTTGGAAATTAACAAAAAATACAGCAAACAGGAAATCCTGACCATGTACCTCAATAACTCCTATTTTGGGAATGGAGTTTGGGGCGTGGAAGATGCCAGCAAGAAATATTTTGGTGTATCTGCCAGCCAGCTCAGCTTGGATCAATCAGCGGTTCTAGCTGGTATGCTCAAAGGACCAGAGCTATATAATCCCCTGTATTCAGTCGAAAATGCGACCAACCGTCGTGACACCGTTCTTCAAAATATGGTAGCGGCAGGTTACATTGATCAGGCAACGGCGGATCAGGCTGCGACAGTTGGCATTGGAGGCCAGCTAGTCGATGCCTATGAAGGCAAGTCAGAAGACTATCGCTACCCATCTTATTTTGATGCGGTTATCAATGAAGCGATCAATGATTACGGTCTGACGGAAGAAGAAATCGTCAACAACGGTTATCGGATTTACACCGAATTGGATCAAAATTACCAAGCTAGCATGCAGGTTATTTATAGCAATGTCGATCTCTTCCCACTGGCTGAAGACGGGACGCGGGCCGAGTCCGGAAGCGTGGCGCTGGATCCTAAGACGGGTGGTGTTCGGGCTTTGGTTGGCCGTGTCAACAGCGCTGATGGCTCTGCTTTTCGGACTTTCAACTACGCGACTCAGTCTGCTCGTAGTCCAGGATCGACCATCAAGCCTTTGGTGGCCTACAGCCCAGCAATAGCAGCCGGTTGGTCAACGGATAAGGAACTGGACAATAGTCGGACAGTTTTTGGTGATTATAAAGTTAATAACTATGGCAATATCCAAAGTTCACCGACGGTTCCAATGTATCAAGCCTTGGCTGAATCCCTCAATATTCCCGCGGTTTCAACAGTGGATGAATTAGGCGTGAGCAAGGCCTTTGAGTACGGCAAAAAGTTTGGGCTTAATATGGACAAGGTAGAACAGAATCTAGGTGTAGCTCTGGGAAGCGGCGTGACGACCAATCCACTTCAGATGGCTCAAGCCTATTCAGTTTTTGCGAATGATGGAGTTATGAATGATGCCCATCTTATCACCAAGATAGAAAATGCTAGTGGTCAGGTTGTCAAAACCCACCGGCAGACTTCTACCCGCGTTCTCAATCGCTCAACCACAGAAAAGATGACCAGCATGATGCTGGGAACTTTCTCAAACGGAACGGGAATCTATGCGGCTCCTTATGGCTATACCATGGCAGGAAAGACAGGAACGACAGAGACTGACTTTAACCCTGACTTGTCAGGAGATCAGTGGGTCATCGGCTACACACCAGACCTAGTGATCAGCCAATGGCTGGGCTTCCCTAAGACGGATGAAACTCACTATCTGACTGGAACCAGTGCCAATGAAGCTTCGGCCATTTTCCGCAATGTAGCTAACACCATCCTGCCTTATACGGAAGGAACGTCCTTCTCAGGTCAGAAAAATGCTTATGCTGAGAACGGCATTTCCCCAGTCGATACCTACGGTACTGGAGAAACGAATACGACTAGCGAAAATAAAGACTTCCTAAAAGAAGTCCAAGAAAGAGCGCAAAACCTGGTAGATGATGCTAAGAAGGCTATCGATGAGTCTGGTATTACTGAAAAAGCCAAAAATCTCTGGGACACTGTCACCGGCTGGTTCCAATAA
- a CDS encoding RluA family pseudouridine synthase, translated as MKFTITIPASLPSMTVKELLEDQLLIPRKIRHFLRTKKHILVNGESIHWQNLVKSGDSIQLTFDKEDYPEKELPAGQPHLVEELYQDEHLIIVNKPHGMKSHANEPTEIALLNHVSSYVGQTCYVVHRLDKETSGAILFAKNPFVLPILNRLLEKKEIAREYWALAQGKFPSKTVVYKDKIGRDRHDRRKRLVDPKKGLYAETHVTRLKEFDKATLVKCQLKTGRTHQIRVHLAHNGHPIIGDPLYHPQPQGRLMLHAHRLTFTHPFSLETISVEAPSESFEAELKQHRSKSRNG; from the coding sequence ATGAAATTTACCATTACCATCCCCGCAAGCCTACCTTCAATGACCGTCAAAGAATTACTAGAGGACCAACTGCTCATTCCTCGCAAGATTCGGCACTTTCTCCGAACTAAGAAACACATCTTAGTCAACGGAGAATCCATCCACTGGCAGAACTTGGTCAAGTCTGGCGACAGCATTCAACTGACCTTTGACAAAGAGGACTATCCAGAAAAAGAACTCCCTGCTGGCCAACCTCATCTGGTCGAGGAGCTTTATCAGGACGAGCATCTCATCATCGTCAATAAGCCCCACGGTATGAAAAGTCACGCCAATGAGCCAACAGAAATAGCTCTGCTCAATCATGTGTCAAGCTATGTCGGCCAGACCTGCTATGTCGTTCACCGTCTGGACAAAGAAACCAGTGGTGCTATCCTGTTTGCCAAAAATCCTTTTGTCCTCCCCATTCTCAACCGCCTCTTGGAAAAAAAAGAAATCGCCCGCGAATATTGGGCCCTTGCCCAAGGGAAATTTCCCAGCAAGACCGTCGTTTACAAAGATAAAATTGGACGCGACCGCCATGACCGACGGAAACGTCTCGTTGATCCGAAAAAGGGTCTCTACGCTGAAACTCATGTGACCCGACTCAAGGAGTTTGACAAGGCAACCTTGGTCAAATGCCAATTGAAAACAGGACGGACTCACCAAATTCGTGTCCATCTCGCTCATAATGGTCATCCCATCATTGGTGACCCTCTCTACCACCCCCAACCTCAAGGCCGTCTCATGCTCCATGCTCATCGTCTGACATTCACCCATCCGTTCTCCCTAGAAACCATCAGCGTGGAAGCACCGTCAGAAAGTTTTGAAGCAGAACTCAAACAGCACAGAAGTAAGTCTAGGAATGGATAG
- a CDS encoding class I SAM-dependent methyltransferase, producing the protein MKFEKIERAFHLLLENVQNIQNALGTNFYDALIEQNGIYLDGDTDLQEILKNNDKLRALHLTKEEWRRAYQFIFMKASQTEPLQANHQFTPDSVGFLLSFLIDQLAQDERVDLLEIGSGTGNLAETLLNHTQKNMDYLGLEIDDLLIDLSASIAEVMNSKAHFAQGDAVRPQVLKESDLIVSDLPVGYYPDDAVAARYEVASPDEHTYAHHLLMEQSLKYLKPGGYAIFLAPNNLLTSPQSHLLKKWLLSSAQLLAMISLPEKIFASRQSAKTLFVLRKQGESDIQPFIYPLQDLQSQDEILKFRESFQNWVKVSEIRTNF; encoded by the coding sequence ATGAAATTTGAAAAAATAGAACGAGCTTTTCACCTGCTTTTAGAAAACGTGCAAAATATCCAAAATGCGCTGGGAACTAATTTTTATGATGCTTTGATTGAGCAAAATGGGATTTATCTGGATGGAGATACGGACTTACAAGAAATTCTGAAAAACAATGACAAGCTTCGTGCCCTGCATTTGACCAAGGAAGAGTGGCGGCGGGCTTATCAGTTTATTTTTATGAAGGCTTCTCAGACAGAGCCGCTTCAAGCCAATCATCAGTTCACACCTGATTCGGTCGGCTTCTTGCTGAGTTTTTTGATTGACCAGTTGGCACAAGACGAGAGAGTTGATTTGCTGGAGATCGGCAGTGGAACAGGTAATTTGGCGGAGACTCTGCTCAACCACACACAAAAAAATATGGATTATCTAGGCCTAGAAATTGACGACTTACTGATTGATTTATCTGCCAGTATTGCTGAAGTCATGAATTCCAAGGCACACTTTGCTCAAGGAGATGCGGTGCGGCCTCAGGTTCTGAAAGAAAGCGACTTGATTGTCAGTGATTTACCAGTGGGTTATTATCCCGATGATGCAGTAGCTGCTCGCTATGAGGTTGCTAGCCCAGATGAGCATACCTACGCCCATCATCTCTTGATGGAGCAGTCGCTAAAATATTTGAAACCGGGAGGCTATGCTATCTTTCTTGCACCAAATAATCTGCTGACAAGCCCTCAGAGTCACCTGCTGAAAAAATGGTTGCTTTCTAGCGCCCAGCTCTTGGCAATGATTTCCCTGCCAGAGAAGATTTTCGCAAGCCGTCAGAGTGCCAAGACACTATTTGTCTTAAGGAAACAAGGCGAATCAGACATCCAGCCTTTTATCTACCCTTTGCAGGACCTGCAAAGTCAGGATGAAATCTTGAAGTTTCGTGAAAGTTTTCAAAACTGGGTCAAAGTTAGTGAAATTCGAACAAATTTCTGA
- the comGG gene encoding competence type IV pilus minor pilin ComGG: protein MSKIKVKAGILLYALFMAAVFSLLLQFYLNRQVTNQRLFQANRERAEAYALAVLTKETVTEESGQLTFDKGSTHYRRQGNILEVSSQLANQKSYSFYFESKKEPEKKAKDAKDGKDSKNAKESKEPSPSTDKRSN from the coding sequence GTGTCCAAGATAAAAGTTAAGGCAGGCATCTTGCTCTACGCCCTCTTCATGGCAGCGGTCTTCAGCTTGCTCTTGCAGTTTTATCTGAATCGGCAGGTGACCAATCAGCGCCTCTTTCAAGCTAATCGGGAGCGGGCAGAAGCCTATGCCTTGGCTGTTTTGACCAAGGAGACTGTCACAGAGGAGAGTGGACAATTAACCTTTGACAAAGGGAGCACCCATTATCGCAGGCAGGGAAATATACTGGAAGTTAGCAGCCAACTCGCCAATCAGAAGAGCTATTCTTTCTATTTTGAGAGTAAAAAGGAGCCAGAAAAGAAGGCTAAAGATGCAAAAGATGGCAAAGACTCCAAAAATGCTAAAGAAAGTAAAGAGCCCTCTCCTTCAACTGACAAGAGAAGCAACTAA